The Fragaria vesca subsp. vesca linkage group LG2, FraVesHawaii_1.0, whole genome shotgun sequence genome includes a window with the following:
- the LOC101306291 gene encoding SOSS complex subunit B homolog, with translation MVSLKDIVPAAENNIDTRFILLDKGSNTIEGQNKTCLALVADETAAVHFQLWGDECDAFEPSDIIQLYNGIFSYNRGTLVLRAGKRGRVEKVGEFTMLFVETPNMSEIRWVPDPNNSKKFIQDAVISPHSRIFPPKY, from the coding sequence ATGGTGTCACTGAAAGACATAGTGCCAGCTGCAGAGAACAACATTGACACAAGGTTCATACTTTTGGACAAAGGCAGCAACACAATAGAAGGCCAGAACAAGACATGCTTGGCGCTTGTGGCCGACGAGACTGCCGCAGTTCACTTCCAGCTGTGGGGAGATGAGTGCGATGCATTTGAGCCCAGCGACATCATTCAGTTGTACAATGGCATCTTCTCTTACAACAGGGGCACTCTTGTGCTGAGGGCTGGCAAGAGAGGGAGAGTGGAGAAGGTTGGAGAGTTTACCATGCTTTTCGTTGAGACGCCCAATATGAGTGAGATTCGCTGGGTTCCTGATCCCAATAACTCGAAGAAGTTCATTCAGGATGCTGTGATTTCGCCTCATTCACGCATCTTTCCACCGAAATACTAA